The segment TTTAATTTCTCGTAACTAGCACCAAAACTAAAATCACCAATATCATATTTAGTCGAAATTTCATAGCCTTTTCGTTTTACTTTACCGATATTTTGATATTGACCGTATTTTTGCAGATTAGTAGGATCTGATTGATCGTTCATAGCATTTGGTGGCGGAATTCCCAAATCTCCCCTATCAACAAATTCTATAAAATTACTAATCTCTCCGTTGAAATGGATAAATTTAAAGTTAAAATGATCGTCATCGCTTAACAATGCTTGATCTTCGTAGCTAAAACCGATTTCATATTCTTTCGCAATCTCGGGTTCTAGCCCATCGGCTGGAACATACCAATAAGGTCTATTTACCGGACCTGCCATACCTGCTTCGTGTGGTGTAGGAGCCCTAAAACTCTCGCTATAACCAGCAAGCAAAGTTAGCTTATCGAAAATGGTATAACCAAGCGCAACCCTTGGCGAAAATCTGCTGTCTGAAAATTTATCACCATACTCTCGTTTAACCTCTCGTTCAAATTTATCATATCTACCGCCTAATGTAAGCTCAAAATCACCCACAGAAATAATATCTTGAAGATAAATTCCTAGATCTTTCCATTTATTTGGGTGTGATGCAAACATACTCATTGATTGATCTATACCATTTCTGACATAGCTAACACCCTCTTCTCTTTGCTGATAATCAAAACCCAAAACTAGATTATGATTTAAAAATCCCGTATCAAATTCTGCGTTATTTTTTAAATTAATTCCCCAACGCTCATCTTCGTTTTTATATCTCAAATCTGTTCCAGAAATATAAAATCTGTCATATTTAGCATCTGTTTTATAAGCCTTAAATGATAAATTTACAAATGGATTTGCAGGAGTGTAAAAATAATCAAACACATAATCTCGTTGCGTCAAATCAGCACTTAGGGTTAGCTCATCTGGGTTTTGCCTCATAGGTTGCCATGCAGTCATCAAATCGCCGTTATAATCAAAAATGCTAAATTGCGCTCTATGGCTATCGTAAAAATCAAAGCCTAACTTGAAAAACAAAGTCCTTATATCTTCATCAGCATTTGTTTTTGTGGTAGGGGTTTGTGAATAATGAGAACCGCCATCAGCCCATTTGATATTGCCATAGCCAGCTTGTTTGCCGTAAATCAAAATATCTATCGGGACATCATTTGGATCGGCATACACAGCAGCTCTACCGCTTTTCATATTGTTTGACTCTGCTCTAAAACCAAGCATTGCACCAAATTCTTTGCCTTCGCTTAAATAATCCCTAGCATCTTTTGTAGTCATATCTACGATACCGCCTATCGCACCAGATCCATGCAAAATAGAACTAGCACCCTTGGTAACTTCCACGGTTTTTAAAATATCATTATCTACTCTAAGGCTGGAAGTTTGATTTGAAAACAAAGTAGCGTCCCGCTTTACGCCATCTTGCTTAAATATAAGCCTATCGCCATCTCCCCAAGTCGAAAAGCCACGAATAGAGAATTCTTGTGCCGTAGGTCGAAGCAAGCCCTCTCCCACACTTACGCCAGGAATATCACCTATTACATCAATGACATTTGATTTTTGTTTCAGCTCTTTTTCGCCAACTACACCAACCGAACCTGCGTATTTTAAATTTTCGACCTCCGTCAAGGTCGCACTAACGATAATCTCGTCGAATTCAACCGCATTATGCTTGGGAGTTGTTGCGTTGTTTTCGACACCAAAAAGCACACCAGCCACAGCCAAAGAAAGATAAAAGCTCTTTTTCATGTGGAATTTTCCTTTCGTTAAATTTGCATTTAAAAATAGTGGCAAAATTATATTCATTATCAACTTAAAATATATTGAAAATTTTTATCAATAAAATATAATAGCGATTATACTTCGTTTTTATCGAAGTTTTTATAAAATTTTAAGAAAAATTTATTAAAAAATTTTATAAGAATTTATTGTTTTATTTTCGTTTAAAATTTTAAAATTTATGAATTTTATGCATTTTAACAAAATTGATAAAAACAAATTTATAGTAGTAAAATTTTTGATTAATTATAAAATTTTAAATTCGCCTAAATTTCCAAATTTTAAGGCGAATTTGGCTACAATCCCGCCCATGAGAGTCGATAAATTTTTAAATTCAGTAAATATCACAAAAAGGCGCGCCATAAGCGAGGATATGTGCAAAAGTGGCGTAGTCTATATCAACGGCGCAGTGGCAAAAGCTAGCAAAATCCTAAAAATCGGCGATATAATCACCATAAAATTTTTAGAAAAAGATAAAAGCTATCAAGTTCTGGGCTTTCCCGCCACCAAAAACACGCCAAAAAGTGAGCAAGAAAAATATGTCAAAGAGCTTTAAACTCACGCTTGGCGAGGGCGAAATTTCGCAAATCGCTGAAATTTTGCCACGCAGTGGAGTGATTTTGCTAAATGGCACGCTAGCAAGTGGCAAAACCACGCTAACAAAGGCTATCGCGCTATCGCACGGCATAGATCCAGCCGCTGTGAGTTCGCCGACATTTTCACTCATGCAAAATTACGGCCAAATTTACCACTACGACCTGTATAATGGCGGTAGCGAGGCGATGATGAATAATGGCTTGATTGAAAATTTATTCGAAGACGGGCTTCATATCATCGAGTGGGCGGACGAGAATTTGATAAAATTTATTGAAAAATATGAGCTGGATTGTTGCGCGGTAAATATCAAGGTCGTGGGCGACAAACGCGAATACGAGGTAGTTTATGCATAGATTAGAAGTAAAAGATTTGAAAAAGACTATCAAAGGCACCCCGATAATCAAGGGCGTTTCATTAGAGGTCGAAAACGGCGAAGTCGTGGGCTTACTAGGTCCAAATGGCGCAGGCAAAACCACGACATTTTATATGATTTGCGGGCTGATTTCTAGCACGAGTGGCGAGATTTTGCTCGATTTTAAGGATATTAGCAATGTCCCGCTTCACAAACGCGCCAAGCTTGGCATCGGATACCTACCCCAAGAAAGTAGCGTTTTTAAGGATTTAAGCGTGGAAGAAAATTTAATGCTTGCCGCTGAAATCACCTATAAAGACAAAAAAATCGCAGCCGAAAAAGTCGATGAAATGCTAAATCTACTAAATATCGAGCCGATAAGAGAGCGAAAAGGGGTGAGCCTAAGCGGCGGCGAAAGAAGGCGTTGCGAAATCGCGCGAAGCCTGATGATAACGCCGAAATTTTTACTGCTTGATGAGCCATTTGCAGGGGTCGATCCTATCGCTGTTAGCGACATACAAAACATCGTGCGAAGCCTAAAAGAGCTTGACATCGGGATTTTGATAACCGACCACAATGTCCGTGAAACTTTGGCGATTTGCGATAGAGCCTATGTCATCAAAGACGGCGAGTTGCTCACTAGTGGCACAGCCAAACAGGTCGCAAACGATGAAAATGTGCGAAAATACTATCTAGGCGATAATTTTAAATTTGATAGTGAAATTTAGGCTTAAATGACGAAATTTAAGAAAGATGAAAAAATGAAAGAATTTTCAGAGAGAGAGAGAGAGAGAGTAAAAGCGAAAATTTAGATGAATTTTCGCAAAATTTAGAGCAAAATTTTACGCAAAATAATCCGCAAAATTCTACAAAACTTTTATCCATAGTCGTTCCTTGCTACAATGAAGAGCTTGTTTTGGACGAATTTTACAAAGTTACACTTGGTGTTTTAAAGCAAATTCAAAATGAAATTTTATCAAATTTAGAGTATGAATTTATTTTTGTTGATGACGGAAGCCGTGATAATACGGCAGAAAAAATCAAAGAACTTCACGAAAAAGACAGCGCCGTGCATTTAGTAAAATTCTCGCGCAATTTTGGCAAAGAAGCAGCTATTTTAGCAGGATTTAAACACGCTAATGGAGATATGGTAGTGCTAATGGATGCTGACTTGCAAGATCCGCCAAGCCTGATAAGCCAAATGGTAAAAAGCTATCTTGATGGCTATAAAATCGTCTATTCTAAACGCAAAGACCGCGTCGGCGAAGGCTATGTAAAATCAAAATTTAGCGAAGCTTTTTATCAAATTTTCAACCGAATTTCAGGCGTAAAAATCGAAAGTGGCGTAAGGGATTATCGCCTAATGGATAAAAGCGTAGTGGCTGAACTACTTAAAATGAACGAATATCACCGCTTCTCAAAATCAATGTTTGCATGGGTTGGATTTAAGAAAAAATGCTTAGAATTCGACCATGAACCACGCGTTGCAGGGGAAACCAGTTGGAGCTTTAAAAAGCTTTTTAACTACGCCGTTGAAGGCTTTGTGAGCTTTTCTACTGCACCACTGAGATTTGCCTTTATCATCGGCTTTTTTGTTAGTGCTTTTGCCTTTATATATGGAGCTTATGTCATTTTGCGAACGCTGATTTTTGGCGTGGATTTGAGTGGTTGGGCTAGCACGATTGTCATTATTTCGTTTTTGGGCGGAATTCAGCTCATCGTGCTTGGAGTAATTGGCGAATACATAGCACGAATCTACGAACAGGTCAAAAACAGACCACATTTTATAATCGAAGAAATCATTTAAAGGTAAAAATTTATGGCAAATAAAAACTCATTTTATGCCTATTTGTTTAGTTGTTTTGCGATTTTTGCTTTGGTATATTATCCTGCATTTTTTATTCCATTTCATAGCGATGATTATTCATATTTTTTAAAAGGCTTGTCGCTTGAAGAACACTTAAAACATTATCTGAATTGGAGTGGTAGATTTATCACAGATTACATAAGTTCGTTGTGTCTAAATTTGCTTTCAAAACCTGTTTATATGGCGTTAAATTCGCTTGTGCTTTTGGTGATTTTAATCTGTATTTCGATAATCCCTAGCATAATAGCAAAAGAAAAATTTATAAACTCAAAAAGCACAACACTTTTATGGGCTTCGTTTTTTCTTTATTGGCTTTGTAATCCAAATTTAGGGCAAACGACATTTTGGCTTGTGGGTTCCGCAAACTACCTTTGGACGCTTATGTGGGCTAGTTTGTATATAATTTATCTGTTAAATTTAGTCCATAATGAAATTAAATTAACCACAGCAAAAACTTTTTTTCTTGTGGTTTTAGCATTTTTTGCAGGGCTTTCGAACGAAGCCACTGGCGTTAGCATGGTGTTTTTTACTTTTATATTATTTTTCATCTATAAAAATCAAAGAAAAACGCTTCTAATAGCCTTTATAGCGACATTAAGTGGATTTTTGATTTTATTTTTTGCACCTGGGAATTTTAAGAGATTAGAGCACCCAAATCTCGAAAATTGGCGTAATTTATCATTTTCTGGAAAAGTTATAAGCCATATCTTTAATCGTATTCCAAACGGAATTTCTGGTTTTTGGCTTGCTTTTTGCACGATTATTTTATCGCTTTTTTCGCTTCAAATTTTAGAAAACAGAGAGAAAAAAGAAAAATTTTGGCTTTTTGCATTTTTGTTTTTTGTAATGGCAGTATTTTCGTTTGTGGTTTTTGTAGTATCTCCTGTTTTTATGGCGCGTTCTCAAAATACATTTAACTTTTTTATAATTTTAAGTGCTAGTTTTTGTATTTATGAAGTTCTATCTTTGCAAGATAAGAAGAAAATTTTATTTATCGGCTTTTTATTTTTAGTTTTTGTGCCATATTTTGCTCTGTCGTGGGCTAGATTTACATACGCCGTAAAGCAAACTTCTATCCAAGCAGATATTAGAGAAGAAATTATTTTAAAAGCTAAAAATCAAGGCGAAAGCGAAGCAAAAATCCCTGATTGGTATTTCACAAAGCTAGTAAAAGATAATGACAAATTTGACCTTTATCAAAGCCCGCGAATGCCACAATACTATGGCATCGAAAAAATCACTTGGCTACCTGCGAAATTTAACTACGCTATAATAAAAACGCAAAAACCGATTTTATCGCAAAATTTAGCCGATAATTTAAAACTAAATTTATTTTATGATAATGCTCCAAGGCTTTTTAGAAATAACAGAAATTTAGTTTTTGAATTTGATAAAAATATCCTAAATATCGCCAAACAAGGTGATAATATACTATATATTTATCTGTTTATAAATGATAACGAATTTCTAAATGCTCATACACAAATAAACAATTTCACACAAATTGGTGAAAAAATTTATTATGTTATAAATTTAGAAAATTTTGATATAGAAAAATTTAAAAAGATAAATTTCGGGTTTTATAACAGCGTGAGCGAAAAAGCTTCGGCGCAGTTTAGCATAAATTTAAAAGAGCAAAAATGACACTCATAAAATACCTGCTCGTGGGAGTTTTAAATACAATCGTCGGCTTTGGGCTAATCTTTTTGCTAATGTGGCGAGGGTTTAGCCCAGAGATTTCAAATATCATCGGTTACGCCGTTGGAATCTGTTTTTCGTTTGTGATGAATAAAATTTTTACATTTAAAAGCAAACAAATTTCCAAAACGGCGAATTTAAAAGAATTTCTCAAATTTGTAAGCTCCATGCTAATCGCTTGGAGCCTAAATTTTATCACACTTAAAATTTGTTTGAAATTTGGCGTAAATCCATATATTTCGCAAATCATCTCAGGTGCGATTTACACTATCACGGGATATTTGCTAAGTAAAATTTGGGTTTTCAAAAAGAGCTAAATTTAAATCAAATTTAGCCCAAATTTTACGTGGCGCAGTATCACGCGAAACCACGCCACGCGAAACCACGCCACGCGAAACCACGCCACGCGAAACCACGCCACGCGAAACCACGCCACGCGAAACCACGCCACGCGAAACCACGCCACGCGAAACCACGCCACGCGAAATTCCACTAAAATTCCAGCAAATTTTCGCAAAATTTTACTAAAAATTCCACGCAAAATTTTACCAACTATATTTCGCGGTTAGTGTTACCTTTGCTCCTTCGCCATAATAGCACCAGTAGTTGCACCCTGCGACATACTCCTTATCAGCGATATTTGTCGCATTTAGACGAAGCGAAAAGTCCTTATACGAATACTCCGCCATAGCGTCAATTAGCGTGTGTGACGGCACACTCACAGCGTCGTGGCGAGGCGATGTCCATGCGCTGCTCTCGCTCTTGCTTTTGCCCACATAGCGCACGCCAGCGCCCATTTTGAGGCCATGTCCGCCTCCTAAATCCATAGAATACACCAAAAAGCCAGAGAGCATATCTTTTGGGATTAGTGGCGTTGGCGTCATGTAGTCAAAACCATCGACATTGATTTTGGCTTCGTTGTAGTGCGTGTAAGCGGTGATTAGGTTTAAATTTTCGCTTAAATTCACATTTGCGCCAAGCTCCACGCCTTTGGCTACCTGCTTTCCAGCCTGACTTGAAAAGCTCGAACCATCAGTGTATGGGACATTTCTCTGCTCTATATCAAAATACGCTAGGCTAAATTCGCCATCTATGAAGCTTGGCAGATATTTCACACCAGCTTCGTATTGTCTAGCCGTGGTTGGCTTGTAAAACTCGCCCGAACTCGTGCGGCCGGATTGTGGCATAAAAGACTCGGAGTAGTTGAAATACGGCATAAATCCACTATCAAATGCGTATAAAATCCCAGCCTGATATGTGGTTTCGTCCGTGTCGTAGCTTTTATCACCATTTAGTGTGGCCTTAGCCTTATCGTGGCGAATTCCAAGCGTTAAATTTAGCTTTTCAAACAGCTCAATTTTATCGTTTAAATAAAACCCAAGCTGACTTTGATCTAAGTCATAATTCGGGTTTGAAAACGATAGCGCCGGATTTGCCATTAGGCGAGTGCGCACTGGATTATAGACATTTATAGTGCCTACGAAGTAGTTGTAAAAATACTGCCCCCTAGCGCGGATATCTCTGTAATCCACGCCCAAAGTTAGGCGGTTTTTCACACTTCCCCACTCGTCTTCGTAGCTTATGCGGTTATCGAATATATGCGAATTTACACTCGCATCGACAAAGAGCAAATCCTGCGCGATATCGGTATCGTTTATCATATTATACTCGACACTTGCGCCGATTTGATCTTTGTTTTCGCGGTTAAATTTATAGCTTGATTCAAATTTTAGCTTGTCGTTAAAGCTATGCGCCAACTCGTATCCAACTGAAATTTGATCGCGCGATAGGCTATCGTTTAATGCGCCCAAATTCGCACTTGGCGAAATTTTGCCCTGCGCGCCAGGTATCATCGTGCCTACATAAGGGAAAAACCCGTTGCTTCCAGTGCCTGCGTCATGCGTGAAGCTAGATAGAAGTGTGAGCTGTGTATCATCGCCTAGCAAAAACAAAATTGAAGGCGCGATGAAAAAATGCTCGTTCCATGTGTAATTTATGTCGCCACGCTTTTTCTCATAATCGCTTACAATGCGAAATTTCACATTTTCGCTAAATCCGTCGCTGACATCGAAAAACACCCCGCGCAGGTGATTTGAGCCAAATTTCGCGCCGATTTCGCCTTGTGGAGTGAGAGTTGGACGCTTAGAGATGAGATTTATCACGCCACCAGCGTATGATGAGCCATAAAGTAGCGAGTTTGCGCCCTTTACCACCTCGATACTCTCATATCCGTATAAATCAGGACTGATACCAAAATATCCGCCCTTATACGCACTAGCGCCGTCCAAGCTCACACTTGCTTCAAATCCACGAAGTCTAAGCCAGTCGCTAGTATCCAAATCCGCGCCATAAGGCTGTCCAATGAAACCTGCTTCATATTTTACGGCCTCGTCTAGCTGTGTCGCGCCACGCTCTTCGATTGCTTTTTTGCTCTCGATTACAGATGAGCTTCCAGCACTCATGAAATCGACCTTGCCACTACCCTTGCCTACCGAGCCTACCACGGCGATTTCGTCTAAAACCTGCGCCTCGTTTGCCGTCTCAGAGACTTCCTGCGCCAAAACAGCCGCCGCACACAAACTAAGCGCAAACG is part of the Campylobacter sp. VBCF_01 NA2 genome and harbors:
- a CDS encoding DUF6056 family protein, coding for MANKNSFYAYLFSCFAIFALVYYPAFFIPFHSDDYSYFLKGLSLEEHLKHYLNWSGRFITDYISSLCLNLLSKPVYMALNSLVLLVILICISIIPSIIAKEKFINSKSTTLLWASFFLYWLCNPNLGQTTFWLVGSANYLWTLMWASLYIIYLLNLVHNEIKLTTAKTFFLVVLAFFAGLSNEATGVSMVFFTFILFFIYKNQRKTLLIAFIATLSGFLILFFAPGNFKRLEHPNLENWRNLSFSGKVISHIFNRIPNGISGFWLAFCTIILSLFSLQILENREKKEKFWLFAFLFFVMAVFSFVVFVVSPVFMARSQNTFNFFIILSASFCIYEVLSLQDKKKILFIGFLFLVFVPYFALSWARFTYAVKQTSIQADIREEIILKAKNQGESEAKIPDWYFTKLVKDNDKFDLYQSPRMPQYYGIEKITWLPAKFNYAIIKTQKPILSQNLADNLKLNLFYDNAPRLFRNNRNLVFEFDKNILNIAKQGDNILYIYLFINDNEFLNAHTQINNFTQIGEKIYYVINLENFDIEKFKKINFGFYNSVSEKASAQFSINLKEQK
- the tsaE gene encoding tRNA (adenosine(37)-N6)-threonylcarbamoyltransferase complex ATPase subunit type 1 TsaE, giving the protein MSKSFKLTLGEGEISQIAEILPRSGVILLNGTLASGKTTLTKAIALSHGIDPAAVSSPTFSLMQNYGQIYHYDLYNGGSEAMMNNGLIENLFEDGLHIIEWADENLIKFIEKYELDCCAVNIKVVGDKREYEVVYA
- a CDS encoding TonB-dependent receptor domain-containing protein, whose protein sequence is MKKSFYLSLAVAGVLFGVENNATTPKHNAVEFDEIIVSATLTEVENLKYAGSVGVVGEKELKQKSNVIDVIGDIPGVSVGEGLLRPTAQEFSIRGFSTWGDGDRLIFKQDGVKRDATLFSNQTSSLRVDNDILKTVEVTKGASSILHGSGAIGGIVDMTTKDARDYLSEGKEFGAMLGFRAESNNMKSGRAAVYADPNDVPIDILIYGKQAGYGNIKWADGGSHYSQTPTTKTNADEDIRTLFFKLGFDFYDSHRAQFSIFDYNGDLMTAWQPMRQNPDELTLSADLTQRDYVFDYFYTPANPFVNLSFKAYKTDAKYDRFYISGTDLRYKNEDERWGINLKNNAEFDTGFLNHNLVLGFDYQQREEGVSYVRNGIDQSMSMFASHPNKWKDLGIYLQDIISVGDFELTLGGRYDKFEREVKREYGDKFSDSRFSPRVALGYTIFDKLTLLAGYSESFRAPTPHEAGMAGPVNRPYWYVPADGLEPEIAKEYEIGFSYEDQALLSDDDHFNFKFIHFNGEISNFIEFVDRGDLGIPPPNAMNDQSDPTNLQKYGQYQNIGKVKRKGYEISTKYDIGDFSFGASYEKLKIYDAQTKEPIRKTADRFIGKVDYSPMKNLNLGVKVSHWLKPKTQPQYYYPEYYGTRYPYVDKPFTTVDFQGSYKVSKNEYLPFLDGATINFGVNNITDKQYIRADTYKASSQVGRGRNFWVDLEVKF
- a CDS encoding RNA-binding S4 domain-containing protein; its protein translation is MRVDKFLNSVNITKRRAISEDMCKSGVVYINGAVAKASKILKIGDIITIKFLEKDKSYQVLGFPATKNTPKSEQEKYVKEL
- a CDS encoding GtrA family protein, whose amino-acid sequence is MTLIKYLLVGVLNTIVGFGLIFLLMWRGFSPEISNIIGYAVGICFSFVMNKIFTFKSKQISKTANLKEFLKFVSSMLIAWSLNFITLKICLKFGVNPYISQIISGAIYTITGYLLSKIWVFKKS
- a CDS encoding glycosyltransferase family 2 protein, encoding MDEFYKVTLGVLKQIQNEILSNLEYEFIFVDDGSRDNTAEKIKELHEKDSAVHLVKFSRNFGKEAAILAGFKHANGDMVVLMDADLQDPPSLISQMVKSYLDGYKIVYSKRKDRVGEGYVKSKFSEAFYQIFNRISGVKIESGVRDYRLMDKSVVAELLKMNEYHRFSKSMFAWVGFKKKCLEFDHEPRVAGETSWSFKKLFNYAVEGFVSFSTAPLRFAFIIGFFVSAFAFIYGAYVILRTLIFGVDLSGWASTIVIISFLGGIQLIVLGVIGEYIARIYEQVKNRPHFIIEEII
- a CDS encoding TonB-dependent siderophore receptor; its protein translation is MRKIFGSAFALSLCAAAVLAQEVSETANEAQVLDEIAVVGSVGKGSGKVDFMSAGSSSVIESKKAIEERGATQLDEAVKYEAGFIGQPYGADLDTSDWLRLRGFEASVSLDGASAYKGGYFGISPDLYGYESIEVVKGANSLLYGSSYAGGVINLISKRPTLTPQGEIGAKFGSNHLRGVFFDVSDGFSENVKFRIVSDYEKKRGDINYTWNEHFFIAPSILFLLGDDTQLTLLSSFTHDAGTGSNGFFPYVGTMIPGAQGKISPSANLGALNDSLSRDQISVGYELAHSFNDKLKFESSYKFNRENKDQIGASVEYNMINDTDIAQDLLFVDASVNSHIFDNRISYEDEWGSVKNRLTLGVDYRDIRARGQYFYNYFVGTINVYNPVRTRLMANPALSFSNPNYDLDQSQLGFYLNDKIELFEKLNLTLGIRHDKAKATLNGDKSYDTDETTYQAGILYAFDSGFMPYFNYSESFMPQSGRTSSGEFYKPTTARQYEAGVKYLPSFIDGEFSLAYFDIEQRNVPYTDGSSFSSQAGKQVAKGVELGANVNLSENLNLITAYTHYNEAKINVDGFDYMTPTPLIPKDMLSGFLVYSMDLGGGHGLKMGAGVRYVGKSKSESSAWTSPRHDAVSVPSHTLIDAMAEYSYKDFSLRLNATNIADKEYVAGCNYWCYYGEGAKVTLTAKYSW
- the lptB gene encoding LPS export ABC transporter ATP-binding protein, with amino-acid sequence MHRLEVKDLKKTIKGTPIIKGVSLEVENGEVVGLLGPNGAGKTTTFYMICGLISSTSGEILLDFKDISNVPLHKRAKLGIGYLPQESSVFKDLSVEENLMLAAEITYKDKKIAAEKVDEMLNLLNIEPIRERKGVSLSGGERRRCEIARSLMITPKFLLLDEPFAGVDPIAVSDIQNIVRSLKELDIGILITDHNVRETLAICDRAYVIKDGELLTSGTAKQVANDENVRKYYLGDNFKFDSEI